In Gimesia chilikensis, the DNA window ATAAGGGTCATAAGAGTCCATTAGTGTATAGAGCGGGCCAGCTTGTGGAGAAATTCCCCTTAAAGTTACCCGTTACGTAATCAAAGATGTGAGGAAAAGCAGGCATGATTGACCAGAAAGTCAAGCTGACAGAACGCCAACAGGCTATTTACCAGTTTCTAAAAGATAAGATTATTAACCGTGGCTATGGCCCCACAGTCCGTGAGATTGGCGATGCATTCGATATTCGCTCTCCCAACGGCGTCATGGGACACCTCAAGGCACTCGAACGCAAAGGGCTGATCAAACGTAAGTCGCATATCTCACGTTCGATTCAACTCTGTGACAACGCCCAGAAACCGGCCAACATCCATCTGGCAGGATCGCTGCAGGCGGGTGCCCCGATTGGTACAACCGTGGGCGATTCACAAGTCGATTTCAGCTCCCTGTTTGAATCGGGCGACAACTTCTGCCTGAAAGTCAAAGGGACTTCCATGATCGAAGCCCAGATTCAGGATGGCGACTACGTGATCGTCAAAAAACAGGACACCTGCCAGCAGGGTGAAATCGTGGTTGCCCTCGTTGATCAGGAGGAAGCAACGCTGAAACGCTTCTATCAGGAAGCAGATCGCGTGCGGCTCGAACCTGCCAACTCAAGCATGGCCCCCATCTATTCCAACAATGTCCAGATTCTGGGTGTTGTCAAAGGGGTCATCCGGAAGTTCGTTTAATCGACTTCTCCAGAAGAGATCTGGTTTTCCTGGGCCATTTCCTGGCGAGCTAATGTGATCAGCATGCTGTCGGGCAGACTTTCTGCGCCTGCCTGTCGCAGCATGTTGATCAGCTGCGCCGTCGTATATTGCGCGTGCAGACAGACATGCATCAGCACATCCGACCGCCTGGTCTGATGCACTTGCCCCTTACCAGAGCTGGTGCTCTGTTTGCGGACGAACTGCTCCAGATCGACTTCACTCAGCCCCTGCAGATACGCAATCCAGCGCTGCTCCAGTTCCTCCCATTTTTCTCTAAGCTCCTCCAGCGACTGAATTCCCCCTTCTCCCTGCTGATTTCCAGGCAACGCTCCCGGCAGATCACCTGGCAGCACGGGCGCCGTCTCTCCCAGTAATGCTTCCAGCCAGACATACTCGGCTGCATACAAATGCAGCAGTGT includes these proteins:
- the lexA gene encoding transcriptional repressor LexA; amino-acid sequence: MIDQKVKLTERQQAIYQFLKDKIINRGYGPTVREIGDAFDIRSPNGVMGHLKALERKGLIKRKSHISRSIQLCDNAQKPANIHLAGSLQAGAPIGTTVGDSQVDFSSLFESGDNFCLKVKGTSMIEAQIQDGDYVIVKKQDTCQQGEIVVALVDQEEATLKRFYQEADRVRLEPANSSMAPIYSNNVQILGVVKGVIRKFV
- a CDS encoding DinB family protein, which produces MAVGLISRLHAHRRWVNQRLLESAQRLSEEQRRQEFSIGQGSIWKTLLHLYAAEYVWLEALLGETAPVLPGDLPGALPGNQQGEGGIQSLEELREKWEELEQRWIAYLQGLSEVDLEQFVRKQSTSSGKGQVHQTRRSDVLMHVCLHAQYTTAQLINMLRQAGAESLPDSMLITLARQEMAQENQISSGEVD